One region of Trichosurus vulpecula isolate mTriVul1 chromosome 1, mTriVul1.pri, whole genome shotgun sequence genomic DNA includes:
- the GRIN3B gene encoding glutamate receptor ionotropic, NMDA 3B translates to MEFVAALRLCLWLGLGLGLGPGPGPGPGLGHPQPCPRGAQLGGPLRLGALLPRAAALQRRLRRALARAISEGAWGPELGPELGLGLGLGPEPEPELELEAPAPPSRDPASLAAWLCRLLARPGLAALLAFPESRPELLQLHFLAASLETPVLSLLQLDARLPPATPNPFHLQLDWASPMETLVDVLLSVLRAHAWRDIALVLCRIRDPGSFLDFWTQRTGLAPRITLELSRLPGTLTRLEALAGEPPPVTAAVLFGCDANRALQVLAAAPPGPRWLLGTPLEATELPTQGLPPGVLAFGGESQPPLEDLTQDATGLVVQALGRAAHAHPYQALSPSAVSCNSPRLARSESWGQRLAGFLANASFHGRTGHMWVTDTSQVHIQRHFQVWSLLRDPRGAPAWVTVGHWQDGRLEPAAGGMWPGAGGLGGRMPPQSPLLENEVGQQKLRVVTLVEHPFVFTREVDEDGHCPAGQLCLDPGTNDSAVLGELFAALDEPGNSSVPHDLRKCCYGYCIDLLERLAEDLPFTFELYIVGDGKYGAWRDGRWTGLVGDLLAGTAHMAVTSFSINSARSQVIDFTSPFFSTSLGILVRTRDTASPIGAFMWPLHWTMWVGVFVALHLTALFLTLYEWRSPYGMTPHGRNRLKVFSYSSALNLCYAILFGRTVSSKTPKCPTGRFLMNLWAIFGLLVLSSYTANLAAVMVGEKTFEELSGIHDPKLHHPSQGFRFGTVWESSAEAYIKKSFPEMAEYMRRHNVPTTPDGVTMLTTDPPKLNAFIMDKSLLDYEVSIDADCKLLTVGKPFAIEGYGIGLPRNSPLTSNLSEFISRYKSSGFIDLLHDKWYKMVPCGKRVIAVTETLQMGIYHFSGLFVLLCLGLGCALLTSLGEHIFYRLVLPRIRKHTRLQYWLHTSQKIHRALNTGLDQQKNQKPEPEPEPEPETKPSCDPQCEQSSRSSLRTTVKGERRVRFQEPEVKGPDLQLTNGRLPQQQLAVQPEGLPQPPPLAAAGDTTPTTQSELKALEQRIEGMRDQLRAALLRKSELVLLLGRDLAPRSRLLPPPQQSSEERTWKSSLPAWSMLGGSKWELRSAQWTEVAAASELLFCSALGIPGPFPVTLSGHYILAHPSPAAALRPLHKMETTFK, encoded by the exons ATGGAGTTTGTGGCAGCGCTGCGCCTCTGcctgtggctggggctggggctggggctgggaccGGGGCCagggccggggccggggctggGCCACCCGCAGCCCTGTCCCCGGGGTGCGCAGCTCGGGGGGCCGCTGCGCCTGGGCGCCCTCCTGCCCCGGGCGGCGGCCCTGCAGCGCCGCTTGCGGCGCGCCCTAGCCCGGGCTATCTCGGAGGGCGCATGGGGGCCTGAGCTGGGGCCGGAGCTGggactggggctggggctggggccggagccggagccggagctgGAGCTGGAGGCCCCCGCGCCCCCCTCCCGGGACCCTGCCTCGCTGGCCGCCTGGCTGTGCCGCCTACTGGCCCGGCCCGGGCTAGCTGCACTGTTGGCCTTCCCCGAGTCCCGGCCCGAGCTGCTGCAGCTTCACTTCCTGGCCGCCAGTCTGGAGACCCCCGTGCTGAGCCTGCTACAGTTGGACGCGCGCCTGCCGCCTGCCACGCCG AATCCCTTCCACCTGCAGCTGGACTGGGCCAGTCCCATGGAGACGCTGGTGGATGTGCTTCTCTCTGTGCTTCGGGCCCATGCCTGGAGGGACATCGCCCTGGTCCTGTGTCGAATCCGTGATCCCGGCAGCTTCTTGGACTTCTGGACCCAGCGCACGGGGCTGGCCCCACGGATAACCCTGGAACTGAGCCGGCTGCCTGGAACCCTGACGCGTCTGGAGGCTCTAGCTGGGGAGCCTCCCCCTGTCACAGCTGCTGTCTTATTTGGCTGTGATGCCAACCGTGCCCTCCAGGTGCTGGCTGCTGCCCCCCCTGGGCCCCGCTGGCTCCTGGGCACCCCACTGGAGGCCACAGAACTGCCCACTCAGGGCCTGCCCCCAGGAGTACTGGCCTTTGGTGGAGAGAGCCAGCCTCCCCTGGAGGATCTCACCCAGGATGCCACAGGGCTGGTGGTGCAGGCTCTGGGCAGGGCTGCCCATGCCCACCCTTACCAGGCCCTCTCACCCTCAGCAGTCAGCTGTAACAGCCCCCGACTGGCAAGATCTGAGTCCTGGGGCCAGCGTCTGGCTGG GTTCCTGGCCAATGCTTCCTTCCACGGTCGGACAGGCCACATGTGGGTGACGGACACTTCCCAGGTGCACATCCAGCGCCACTTCCAGGTGTGGAGCCTCTTGCGGGACCCCCGAGGTGCCCCAGCCTGGGTTACTGTGGGCCACTGGCAAGATGGGAGGCTAGAACCAGCAGCGGGTGGGATGTGGCCAGGGGCGGGGGGACTTGGAGGACGGATGCCCCCCCAGTCTCCTCTGTTGGAGAATGAAGTTGGGCAGCAGAAGCTGCGGGTTGTCACCCTGGTGGAACACCCCTTTGTATTCACCCGGGAGGTGGATGAAGACGGGCACTGCCCTGCTGGCCAGCTGTGCCTGGACCCAGGCACCAATGACTCGGCTGTACTGGGCGAGCTTTTTGCAGCACTAGATGAGCCAGGCAACAGCTCAGTGCCCCATGACCTGCGCAAATGCTGCTACGGGTACTGCATTGACCTGCTCGAGCGGCTGGCAGAGGACTTACCCTTCACCTTTGAGCTGTACATCGTGGGGGATGGCAAGTACGGTGCCTGGCGTGATGGGCGCTGGACTGGCCTGGTGGGAGACCTCCTTGCAGGCACTGCCCACATGGCCGTCACCAGCTTCAGCATCAACTCAGCGCGCAGCCAGGTCATTGACTTCACCAGCCCCTTCTTCTCCACCAGCCTGGGCATCCTGGTCCGGACTCGGGACACAGCCTCCCCCATTGGGGCCTTCATGTGGCCCTTGCACTGGACCATGTGGGTGGGTGTCTTCGTGGCCTTGCACCTCACTGcgctctttctcaccctttatgAGTGGCGCAGCCCCTACGGCATGACGCCCCATGGGCGGAATCGTCTCAAGGTCTTCTCCTACTCCTCTGCCCTCAACCTCTGCTACGCCATCCTCTTTGGACGCACAGTCTCCAGCAAGACGCCCAAGTGTCCCACGGGACGCTTCCTCATGAATCTCTGGGCCATCTTTGGCCTCCTTGTCCTCTCGAGCTACACGGCCAACTTGGCCGCTGTCATGGTGGGAGAGAAGACCTTTGAGGAGCTGTCAGGAATCCATGACCCCAAG CTCCACCACCCATCCCAAGGCTTTCGCTTTGGCACCGTGTGGGAGAGCAGTGCAGAGGCCTACATTAAGAAAAGCTTCCCGGAGATGGCTGAGTACATGCGAAGGCATAACGTGCCCACCACGCCTGATGGGGTCACCATGCTCAC GACAGACCCTCCAAAGCTCAATGCCTTTATCATGGACAAGTCTCTGCTGGACTACGAGGTCTCCATTGATGCTGACTGCAAACTGCTGACTGTGGGGAAGCCATTTGCCATTGAAG GCTATGGGATCGGCCTGCCTCGGAACTCGCCGCTCACCTCCAACCTGTCCGAGTTCATCAGTCGTTACAAATCATCGGGGTTCATCGATCTGTTGCACGACAAATGGTACAAAATGGTGCCCTGTGGCAAGAGGGTCATTGCCGTCACGGAG ACTCTGCAGATGGGCATCTACCACTTCTCGGGGCTCTTCGTACTACTCTGCTTGGGCCTTGGATGcgccctcctcacctctctgggTGAACACATCTTCTACCGCCTGGTCCTACCTCGGATCCGCAAGCACACCAGGCTCCAGTACTGGCTGCACACAAGCCAG AAAATCCATCGGGCTTTAAATACTGGCTTAGACCAGCAGAAGAATCAGAAGCcagagccggagccggagccggaacCAGAGACCAAGCCAAG CTGCGATCCCCAGTGTGAGCAGAGCAGTAGGAGCAGTCTTAGGACAACTGTGAAGGGTGAGCGCAGGGTCCGATTTCAGGAGCCGGAGGTCAAGGGGCCTGACCTTCAGCTCACCAACGGGCGCCTGCCTCAGCAGCAACTGGCAGTGCAGCCAGAAGGACTGCCACAGCCCCCTCCTCTGGCAGCTGCGGGTGACACTACTCCTACCACCCAGAGTGAGCTGAAGGCCCTGGAGCAGAGAATCGAGGGCATGCGAGATCAGCTACGGGCTGCCCTGCTCAGAAAGAGTGAGCTGGTGCTCTTGCTTGGGAGGGACTTGGCCCCCCGCAGCCGGCTCCTGCCGCCTCCCCAGCAGAGCAGCGAAGAGAG GACCTGGAAAAGCAGCCTCCCTGCCTGGAGCATGTTGGGAGGCAGCAAGTGGGAACTTCGCTCTGCCCAGTGGACAGAGGTGGCGGCGGCATCGGAGCTCCTGTTTTGCTCTGCTCTGGGCATTCCTGGCCCATTTCCTGTCACCCTTTCAGGACACTATATCCTGGCTCATCCTTCACCTGCTGCTGCCCTCAggcccctccacaaaatggagaccACTTTTAAGTAA